The Streptomyces sp. NBC_00162 sequence CAAGCTCCCGGCACGCTTGTCCCTCACCCCGAAGACCACCCTCGCCAGCCAGCTGGACGGGGCGTGGTGGCCCTACTCGCGCGACCTCGAAGCCGAGCTCCCACCGCTCGCCGCCGCCCTGGAGGAACCCTGGGGCCGCGTCACCCGCGTCACCGTGAATCACACCCGCTGGCCGGTCGTACCGCACACGGTTGCCGTGGACGGGCGCACGCTGCACGTGGGCTGGTTCACCGAACAGGATCCCGACCAGCTGATCCTGCTCTCCTACACCGTCGGCCGCTGGGACCTGCTGGTGATCCCGCCCGAGACCGAACCCGCGGCCGCGGCCCGCCTGATGGCCGCCGCCGCGATCCCCGGCAGCGTGCTCACCGCCGGCGTCTTGATTGCCAACGAATCCGCCATCGGGCGCGGCATCCGCGACGCCGTGCGCCGGGAAGCCACCTGGGAGGGCGAAGGCGGGGCCTGCATGTCCCCCTTCGGAAACCCGATGGACCGAAGCACCCTCCCGCTGCCCGGAAACGGCTGGAGGTGAGCGACATGGAGGCCATCGTCCTCATCGCGCTGATCGCCCTCGCGATCGGCATCGGAATGCGGTGGATCCACCTGCTCAACGCCCAGCACGACGCGCGGATCGCGGCCTACCACTTCAGCGACCCCCTGCCGAGACCTCCCGGCCTGCCGGGCGACATCAGTCGTCGAGCCCACCGCACGGATGCCGACCGGTGAGGAACAGACCTTCCTCCGACCGGGGGCAGCGGGCGGGGCGCCACGGCACCCCCACCCGCCGGCTTCTCCCCCACTCTGAGAGGGAACACGCCTACGTGAAGTACGTCGAGACCCAGACTCTGCCGTCGCTCGGACATGCCGAGGTCCGGATCATCGCGCACACGCCCGAAGCCGCCCGCGCGGTCGCGGAGGCGCTTCGCCGCTGCTTCGCGGGCACGGAACAGCGCAGCTACCCCGCCCTCGACGGCGCCACCCGCCTCCACCTCACCGTGGACACGGCAACGCCCGCCGGCCCCGCCCGCTCCTGGCTGGCCGCCAGCAGAACCCCCGTCGGCACCGGCACGCACTCCGACGAGACCTGAGAGCCCCCAAGGGCCCCGGAGCCCACCCCCGAACACGAAAGGACGCGGTCATGGCCACACTGCGCGAACGCAAGACCTACCGCGAACAGGTGCTCCGAGTCCTGTACGAAGCCGTCGAAGGCAACCGCCTCCTCGGCATCACCGGAGCACAGCTGCGACACGACCTCCACGTACCGGAACAGGACCTGGCCGCCGCCTGCACTTACCTGGCGGGCGAAGGCCTGATCACCGTCGACTGGGAACCGGGCAACACCCCCGCGATGGTCACCCTCACCCACGAGGGAATCCGGCGCATGGAGGCCGAGGAGGAAGAGACGGCCTAGATGCGGGCGAACTTCTCGGTCTGGTGGGCGAACTCCTGGGCCATGGCGGCGCTGACCGTGGGCTTGGTGTCGCCGATGGTGCCCAGGTAGTCGTCGGTGGTGGGGCGGGTCCGGGTTCCGGTGTCGAAGGTGCGCTCGAACTGGACTTGGGAGACGGTACGTGCCACATGGGCGATGTCGGCGGGAGTGAACCCCTCGCTGGCGGACGCCAGCGCCGCGCTGTCGGCCTCCGCGCCCGCTCGGGCCAGGTAGCTCTCCCACAGCGCGGTCCTGGCGCGGTGGTCGGGAGGCCCGATCGGCAGCACGTAGTCGAAACGGCCGTGCCGAAGGAACGCGGAGTCGAGCGTGGTCACGTTGTTCGTGGCGCAGACGAGCAGCCGGCCGTCCTGGCCTCGGAACCGGACGATCGCCTTGAGCAGTTCGTTGACGACACCGACCGCGGTCGCGTCCGCACCGCTGCGTGTCCCGGCGATCTCCTCGACCTCGTCGATGAAGACCAGGACATGGTCGAGCTGGGCGATCTCGTCGAAGCGTCGGTTCAGCCCGCTCGCCAGCCCGTACTCGGCGGCCAGACGGGCGGGGAACAGTTCGAGGAAGGGCCATCCCAGGCGGCTGGCGATCGCGTGCGCGAACGTACTCTTCCCGGTCCCGGGCGGACCGAACAGCATCACCGCCCGCGGCGGCTCCACCCCGTGCTGGGCGGCCAGTCCCGGGTGGGCCAGCGGCAGGACCAGACGCCGCTCGATGAGCTGCTTCTCCCTCTGCATTCCCGCGACCTTCTGCCACAGTCCCCCCGGTGGCAGCTCCGCTCCGAGCGAGGAGAGCATGCTGACCGCCTGAGGGGTCACTCGCCCGCGCTTCTCGAAGAAGACCAGGCCCGGGCGGGCGCCGAAGCCGCAGTTGTGCAGGGCGGCGGCTCCGGTCCCGCCGTCGGGCAGGACCGCCTGCACCGTTCGGACGCCACCGGCGAACAGCCGGTCCTCCAGGGCTGTGATCAGATTGCTGCCCAAGCCCTGGTGCCGCCAGGCGGGCGCCATGCAGATGCGCAGGATCCACGCTCTGTCACCCTCCACCCTGCTCACCGCGGCGCCGACCACCACCTCGTCCGCCGTGGCCACCACCGCCGGGTGGAGGGCCTGAAGGGCGGCCACGGCGTCCGCGAGCGGGAAGAGCGGTGGCTCCTCGGCCGTGCGATTCTCCGCATCGACGCGGATCACCGCTTCGAGATCGTCCTGGGTGTAGTCCCTGACACGCCAACCCGTCATGATCAGCTCCGCGCGTTCGGCCGTACTCCCATCATCAGCCGATGCACGGAGGAAGCGCGCGACGGGGCCACACGTCCGATCAGCCGGCGCCCTGCAACTCGATCAGCACGTGCTTCTGTTTCGCGCCGGGCGCAGCCCGGAGGCTCTACGACGTCAAGCCGACGGGTGCGTGCCCCAGCCGTACCCTTGGTGGCTGTTGTTGTTCCGAACTTGAGGAGTGCTGGTCGAACGGGAGTCACCTGAACTCCCGACCCGACCGGTCCTCCCCCGCCGTCGTGACCTCCGCGTCCATCACATCGAGCGGCAGCATGACCGCGCGCACCGGGTGGACGTCACGTCGCCGAGGTGCCCGGCCGCACGGCGAGGCCAGAGCACCCACAGGCACGACGCCTGGCGTACCGCCACCACCAGCGTCCTCGCAGCAGTGCGCAGCTTGTCACCCGAGCGGTGGGAGGCGAGGACGTCCGCAATGGCCAACCGGCGGCGACTGTGAAAATCGCTGTCCAATCACCGGAGCACGGTGATAGACATCCGGCGTGGAAAAGAATCTTGAGTTCCCTGACCTGTTGCGACTGATCGATGAACGGTCGACCGCCTTCCGCGCCGTGGTCGCCGCCGCGCCCGGTCTCGACGCGCAGGTGCCGACCTGCCCCGGGTGGACGCTGTTCGATCTGGTGAAGCACCTGGGTGGGGAGACCGTTTCTGGGCCGCCATCGTCGGCGCGGGGTCTGCCGACGCTCCCCCGGCCGAGGCCGTCGCCGCGCGCGCCGCGCTGGAAGTGCCGCAGGAGCGTGAGGCCCTGCTGGCCTGGCTGGACGCGTCGACGCAGCTTCTGCTGGGCGCCCTGCGCGCGGCGGGACCGGAGAGCGGTTGCTGGACGTGGTGGCCCGCGTCGCAGTCACCGCAGACCGCCGGCGGCACCGCCCGACACCGGGTCCAGGAGACCGCGGTGCACACCTACGACGCCCAGCTCGCCGGGGGCGCCCCGCAGCCGCTGCCGGTCGAGCTGGCACTCGACGGTGTGGAGGAGTTCCTGTTCACCGTCTGCGCAACGCCGAGTGCCTGGCCGCACAAGCCCACGGCCTTCGACTTCCACGCCGCCGAGGGCCCCTCCTGGCGCCTCACCGTCGACGGCGACGGCGCACGCACCACCCGCATCCCCGCGCCCACCGCCGCGACCGGCGAAGACTCGGACGCAGCCGGCGCCTCCGTCCACGGCACGGCCAGTGAGCTGGTCCTCTACCTGTACGACCGGATCCAGGCCGACTCCTTGCACGTTGACGGAGATGCAGGGCTGCTCGACCTGCTCCGCGCCTGGGAGCCGGAGGAGAAGTAGGACGTAGCGGGGGCTGTTGGCCGCGCCTCGAGCCGGTTAGACACGACTCTTCGCCAGGTTCGTCAGTCGCGGCAGGACTCAAACCCGCGAGGCGGCCTCGGGGCGTCACCAAGCCGACCGTCTACCTGGATGGCAGTGCGAATATGTCCGTCCCAGCGATCACGAGAAGCGACGCGACTGCCGTCGTCCCGATCTCGTCGAGAAGTCAGTCGATCGGGTGACTGCGGCGGCTGCCGTGCATGAGAGCAGGGCCTCTTGGTAGCTCGAAGGGTGTCGAAGCCAACGTGCGGTCCAGGAGGCCCTGTTGTCGCATTTCTACGGCAACGCGGAAGTGGGGTCCACTTCAGCCACTCTCGCGTGTGACCGTCTGGCTCACAGGTTCGGGAACGCCAGAGACCACGGGGCGCGCGAGCGTCGGTATCCCACCGACATGTCGGACGCCGAGTGGGCGGTGGTCCGGCCACTGCTGCCGGTGCCGGGGCGGGCAACCGGAGGCTTATTGCCACAGCGCGATGCTGGACGCGATCCGCTACCTGGTCGACAACGGCACGAAGTGGCGGGCCATGCCTGCCGACCTCCCACCGTGGGACCGGGTCTACGCGTTCTTCCGGCGCTGGCGCAACCACGATCTGGTCCGCGAGTTCCACGACCGGCTCCGCCGCCTGGTCCGCGAGCGGGCCGGGCGGGACTCGGAGCCGGGCGCGGGCGTGATCGACTCGCAGTCGGTCAAAGCGGACGCGGTCGTCGGCTCTGACAGCCGCGGCTTCGACGGCGGCAAGCTGATCAACGGGCGCAAGCGGCACGTCGTGGTCGACACCCTTGGCCTGCTGCTCGCGGTGATGGTCACCGCAGCGGATGTGGGCGACCGCGCCGCGGCCCAGGTCCTGCTCACCCAGGTCACTGCCGCGCACCACCTGCTGGCCCTGGTCTGGGCCGACGGCGGATACACCGGCAGCCTCGTCGAGTACTGCCTCGCGGCCCTCGCCCTGGTCCTCGCCATCGTCAAACGCAGCGACGACATGCGCGGCTTCGTCGTGCTGCCCAAGCGGTGGATCGTCGAGCGGTTCTTCGCCCACCTGATGCGAAGTCGCCGTCTCGTGCGCGACTTCGAGCGTTCCATCGCCAGCGCTGAGGCGATGGTCTACTGGTCGATGACGATGCTCACGACCCGCCGCGTTGCCCGGCCACGTCCTTCGCGAGCGTGAATCGGCCAGGTGCCGGCTCAATCAGCCAGCCGCGCGCCGTCAGCCGCTTGGCCTTCGATCGCAGTGCCTCCACCTTTCCCGGTACGGGGTCCAGGCCGAAGCAGGCGGCCATCTCCTGGCACGTCAACGCTCCTTGACCGAGTCGGTTACGGTCGCTGAGGGCCTGCAGGATGCGCTGGTAGTCCACCGACAGCGCCGACCAGGCCAGCCCCGCGCGCCACACCGGCACCACTGTTTTCGGCTTCGCCGCCTCCGCCGGTTCGGGCCGCGCCGGTTGCACACCGGGAGCCGGCAGACCCTCGGAGGCGGCGGGGCCGACGACGGCGTCGTTGCCCGGGGCCAGTACCTCGCCAACGCGTGAGCGGGCGATGACCCACTCGTTCCACTCCCGCTCAGCCAAGGCCAGCTCCGCCTGGAGGCGGTCGGCCTCCTCCCGCAGATCGTCGACACGACGGCGAGCGGTGAGCGGTGAGCTCACGCTGTTCCAGCAGTCCCACGACCGACGGCATCCTCGACCTCCACCAAAGCAACGACACGACACGACACCACTGCCACGAGACCGCCGACCTTATGCCTGACCAGCGAGAACGCAGTCCTCAAGCCCGGAAAGACAACAACCTCTCAGAGCTCGATGTGGCTGATGAGGATCTGCGGTGCGGTGCCGTGCTCGTCGAGGACGGTCAGGCGGATCGCGCGGCCGTACGGCGTCACCACCGAGACCGTGCGCGCCCGGTACATCCGCAAGGCCGCCTGATCGGTCCGTGCAGCTTCGATCCACATGAAGGCCCCCGCTCGATCCGAGCGGGGGCCTCCTTCGCGTTCGGGTGGACCCGCGGGGTTGCCGGCCCGCGGCCGTACCTCGGCGCGCCACGTGTACGTCTGGCGCGCGGCCGGCTCAGCCGAACACGACGTCCTCAATGCCGGGCCAGCCCAGGACGATCCCCGAAGCCGCGCAGATCCGCGTCCACTTGTCCACGTCGGCAGGGGCGCGTTCGACCCAGAGCACGCGGCGCAGCTGCTCGTGGTCGCGGAAGTGGTCGGCGTAGTCGAGGAGTTGGGCCAGGCCCGCTCGCAGCTGTACGGAGTCCTCGGCGGCTGCGGGCAAAGACTTCACCTCGCACAGGGTCAGGTGCTCGCCGGCCGGGTCGGTGAGGGCCAGGTCGTACCGCGGTTCACCGGCCTGCGGGGACCGGGGCAGAAGCCCGCGGCGCTTCGCCTCCTTCGCCAAACGGTTCTGCAACTTAGCGTGCGTGCGGAGCGCGGTCGTAGTAAGAGCCGGGTCCGGGGCGGACGGGACGGCGGGCGCGGTGGTGATGTCCTCGTCGGCCTTGCGGTAAGGGACGCCGACGAGGGCCGGTCCGGCTTCCTTCGCCAGGTGCTCCTCGATGAGTGCGACGACGGGAGCGCGGTTGCGTTCCGCTGCGTTCCGCTGGAAGGTGCAGCCAGCGGTCTGCGTCGCATACTGAGGCAGCTCCGAGCGTGGATGCTCGATCTTCCAGTCGACGGGGCGGTGGCGCGGGAAGCGTCCCCCGTCTGCGGTGTAGGTCACCGGACCGCCCATGATGCCGAGGTGGACTGTCTCGCCGTCGGCGATCAAGACCCACTCGCCTTTCCGCTCGTCCGAGAGGAAGGCCGTCAGCTGCGTCGCGTACTGCCCCACCGTCCTCTCGCTCGCGTCCGGGTAGCCAGCGGCGAGGATGTCGAAGGCTTCGCGGTACGAGGCGTTGGGCGGTATCTCCCCAGCCTCCTGGTAGCTGGCGGCGACATATCCACCGCTACGCCACGCGGTGGCCTGGTCGTGCTTCTTCTCGCCCGCCGCCAGTATCCAGATGTCACCGATCTCGTCCACTGCCCGCCTTCTTGCTCGCTCGTTGCCGCGCCGGGTTGAGGATCACACCTGGCCAGCGCCCGGCATGCACCGGGGGTCGATGCGGGCCGGGGAACCAGGCAGGAACTGAGCGGATAGACCTCTCGGGTTTCGGTGCCGGATGGCTGTCCGGCGTCTAGCAAGGCAGTCCGTTCCTCACGCGGACGGTCCCCACTCCTCGGGGCCAGCGCCTCTCCACTCCACGAAGTCGGGGTCGGTGAGGTCAACGTACTCGGCGTTCTCCAGCCCGGCCGCGGCGAGGAACACGCGGATGTCGGCCGGGCGGTGGGCGACCCCGATGGCGGTGCCGTCGTAGCGGACCCGGCGCCAGCCCTGTGCGTCCGGCGGGTAGACGATCAGCTTGGCGGACATGTGCCCAGCCTCCGCTCGGCCCGTGCGCTCGGCACCCGTCGGCGCCCGAACGGGTGACACCCTAGGGGCGGCTGACGGCCTCACCGGGGGGATCAGGTCTGACAGGATCCACAGCATGCTTATCAACCCGGCATCGGCCGCCCACCTTGACGACGCGACTCCTTGGAACGACCTGTACAAACAGGCTGCCGAGGAACAGAACGGCCTCGTCTCGGAGGTCCGTACCGCGGTCGAATACGGCATGCACGATCCCGAGGACTCGGTGGAGATGGCCTGCACTGCGGCCGAGACCGCTGAAGCCACGGTTCAGGCCTTGTCGAGCCCGTGGTCCCTCTACACCCCGCAGGACGCCGCGACTGTCGCCTCGGCCCTCTTCGTCCAGCTCCAGTCCAGCGCCGACGCGCTCCAGGAACTCGGGCGCGCGGTCGGGCGGATCGTCGAACGCGGCGAGGCCGAACTGGTCGCCCCGGCCGGTGCCGGGCAGCCAGCAAACCTGGGGGACGCATTGCAGAGTCTGCGGTCGGTGTCCGACACGCTCCACGACCTGGTCGCCCGGCACGCCTCCACTACCGTACGCGCCCTGCACGCCGCCCCGAGTTCGGCCCCGGTGCCGGCCGACGCCCACGAGACCGTGGTGGCCGTGGCCGCCCTGCTCACCAACCAGCACGACGGAGCAGTGACGCTGACCTCTGTCCACGAGGACGGCGAGTACGACCCGGAGGACGACGGCGGGTTCGGGTGCGGTTGCTTCGTCACGATCCTCGCCGACGGCGAGGAGTACAACTTCGGCCGGGGCGACTCGGAATGGTCGCTCCACAAGGAGTCGGACGGCCACGAGCTGCCGGATGGCTCTACGGTGTTCGACCGCTGGAAGACCCTGGGCACGTCCCTGAAAACCGCCCACCCGCAGCAGCTTGCCGACGACGTCCTGCGCGTCATCAAGGCCGACTGCGACTGACCACCGTCGGCCCCGGACAGAGTGGCGGTCCGGGGCCCCACGACGAAGCTGCCGTGCTTATGGAGGAGGCCCTCCAGGTTCGCGCGGATCATCTTGATCCATCCGAGGCGGCGGACCTCTTCCTCCTGGTCGAAGGTGTCAGCCGGGTTGAAGAACATGTCGGGGGTGTTCGGTGGGAGGCAGGCGCGGCGCCATTCCACCTGGGCGCGGCTGGCTGCTTCGCCGAAGAGCCGGAGGCCGTCCCTGTGACGGCTGAAGAAGACCAGGTTGTAGGCGACCTGGAGGTTCACCCGGTTGCGGACGTCTACGGTGTAAGCGCCTGCACCAACGAATTGGCCGACCCGCCTGGCGAAGCCTGCGGTAATGCGTTCGACGGCTTCAGGGTTGCTCTCGGAGTCCAGGAACTCCTGCTGCCACCAGTCTCCGCCGCAGGCGTCGTCCAGTGCTTTGAGGGTCGCCGGTTTCCCTGGGGTGTCCTTTGTGCTGGTGAGCAGGCCACCTATGCGGCGTACGGCGTTGGCGTTGAAGTTCAGGAGGACCTCGGTGGGCTGGCCACCGGCGCGGCGGCTCCCGAAGATCCGCTGTGTGAGCGCCTCTCCCGATCCCGCGGAACCTCGAGCACGACCGGGCCGACCTCGGTCACCGAGGTCTTGGACCGGGTCCCGTTCCGGGTGTTGCCCGAGCCGGCCTTCTCATGCTTCTCGTCCCCGAGGTGGTCGGTGATCTCGCCTTCCAGAGCCGACTCGAGAATCCTCTTCGTCAACTGCTGGAGCAGACCACCCTGGCCCGTCAGCTTGATCCCGTCGGCCTTGGCCCGGTCAACCAGCTGACTGATCAGCTGGTCATGCAGAACGTCCGGCGCCAACCCGGACGGCTGCACTTCCGCCACGGTTTCCGCCGACACGGTCACGTCTGTCATCAGGTGTCACTTCCTCTTCGAAGATCCACCGTTGACCGTACAGACCCGAAACGGGCGTGGCAGCCGCGGCCGGCCACGCGTCCAGGGCGTGGGAGGCGGGAGCGGCGCCGAGCACAGACAGGACAGCGAGGACAAACGCGGGCAGGCCGCGCCGCATCAGGTTCTTGATCACATGAGTGGGTCTAGCGCCGCCCTCGTGGTCTGCGACAGCGCGTGAGCAGCCAACTCACCCGTGTGGGCGGCTGGATTCACCGCGGAAACGATCACTTCGCCCACACCAGCGCCGAACGCGACAGGACATCCACGCCCGGCAGGGACTGGAACCGCAGCATCAACCACCGCGCCGGTCAGTGGAACACGACGGCGCGACCGGTGGCGATACTCGTGCGGCACACCTGGTACAGCTGGTGCCAGGCAAACCTCTCCATGTGGAAGAGGTCGTCGGATGCGGTGTCCAGGCGGGCGCTCTCCTCGTCGGAGAGGTGCCGGTCCCGGTCGAGCCGGACTCCGATGGCGGGAGCGAAGCCGCACAGTTCGGCGAGCAGCTGCTGGCTGGAACCGACCATCCCGCCGCCCTCCACCTGCTTCTCCGCCGGTAGGAAGAGTGGATCGTCAAAGTCGACCGGCACGTAGAAGCCCGCACTGTCCGAGTGGCACAGCAGGTGGGAGCTCATCATCGTTGACTCGTCGAAGACCTTGTCCTCGTCGCGCTCGTACCGCTCAGCGCTGATGGCCGATGCGGACGTGACGGACTCGCCCCGGGCCGCCAGCACGAAGACGCGGCGCAGGTGGTGCAGGTGGCTGGTGGGGAAACTTATGAAACGCACACGTGCCGGCTCGTCCAACGCCGGCTCCTGCCAGACGATTCCCTCATCGGCCAAGGCCCGGCTGAGAAGGTCGAATCTCTCCTGCCAGCGTACGAGCGCCTCGTGCTCCTCGACGCCGGCCATGTTCTGAAGCATGCCAACCGAAATATGAAGTCCCATGGCCGGAAGGCTAGACGCCGGCTCTGACAGTCACGGCAGCAACCGTCGAGCGGCGGCCTCGGCGCCGTCACTCGCACCGCTTCGACGACGAGCGCGGCACGAGCCGTCACGGCGGGCCGGAGGGTGACTAGCCGACCCAGCCCTACTACCCCTCCGACATAGCCAAAGCACGGGGACGGCTAGAGCACTGGACGAAGACCGCGTGACCGTCACCCGCCTCTTCCAGCCCATGCGCCAGGTCGTTACCGGACTCTCCCCCGACTTCCAGATCACCGTCAGCGACCACGCCGACCTGCAGCGCGAAGGCATGACACACGTCATCCTCGACGGCACACTGATCGAATCCGACCGCCTGGCCGGCGTCCGCGAGAACGGCAACGACCTGTGGTTCAGCCAGAAGCACAAGGCGTTCGGCGGCAACATCCAGTTCCTGTCCGCCCCGGACGGCACTCCGCTGTGGGTCTCCGAGGTCGAGCCGGGCTCCACCCCCGACATCACCGCTGCCCGTATCCACGCCCTGCCCGCGTTGTACAAGGCGGCGGCCGACGGCCTGCCGACGCTGGCGGACAAGGGCTACATCGGCGCGGGCATCGGTATCCGCATCCCTGTGCGACGCCCAAAGGGCAAGTCCGAACGGGCACTTCACGTCGACACCCGCATGTTCAACACCCTGCTGCGGCACGTCCGCGCCCTCGGCGAGCGCACCGCCGCCGAGCTCAAGCAACGATGGCGCACTCTGCAGCACGTCACGCTCAGCCCCAGCCGGATTGGCGACATCGCCCGCGCCACCCTCGTGCTCAACGGCATCTGGAAGTGATCACCGCTGAGAATCAGTCGTATGCTCCGCAGCATGCCGAACCCTGAAGAGGTGATCGGGTCAGCGAATGCGATGCTGATCGAAATGCTGCATCGTGCCGGCGTCAGGGCAGGGTTCGGGCCTTGCCCGGCTGCCGATCTTCAGACGGTGACTCGGGACCTGCCGTTGTCGGGGGAACTGCGGAACCTCTACGGGACTTCCGGGCCACTCGACACGGTCAATATCCCCGCCCCGCTCGGGGGATCACACTCGCCCCTGCTCGGGACCTGGTGTCCTACCAGTCCTGCTACCGCTGGCACGGCAACGACGGGCACCGCCTGAACGAGTGGCCGGACGAGTGGGTGGTCATCGCCAACCACTCAGGTGATCCGTTCATCGCCGACACCGCAGTGCCGGGCACCCGAGTCGGCATTGCAATCCACGGCACGGGCTCATGGAAGCCGTTCTGGATTGCCCCTACGCCGGCTGACTTCCTCATGCTGCTGGCTTGCCTCACCCAGGCCTACGTCGTGGAGCACCTCAACCGCCCCGGTGAGGACGAGGACGACGACGAAAGCTGGCCGCCCACCTATCACGACCGGCTCGCCGCACTCCTGTCCGACCACGCACCTGGAGTCGATGCCACAGCATTCCTGAACTACCTGTGCCAATAACCCCGTTGGCTCTCACTCGACATGCCGGGGCCCCCGGTCCGCCGGGTAGGGTGCGGCTACCCGGCGGACCGGGTCGCTGCTCGCCGAGTCTCGACTCTGCTCATCGAATGCTTCTACCCGCAGACATTGCTCAAGCATTCATGGACCCTCCACGCCGTTGAGAAAACCTCAGTGGCTACTGGACGCTGAACCTACCCGAGCCCGTAGGCCCGGCCCAGGTGCTGCGCGGCTTCCACAACAACAACCGCATCATCGACGGACTCGAAGACAGCTTCATCGTGGAGATCAGCTGACCCAGTACAGCCGGAAGCCGGGCCCGTCCAAGACGGGCCCGCCCT is a genomic window containing:
- a CDS encoding DUF5994 family protein; the protein is MTTTPDRTAPRDLAAKLPARLSLTPKTTLASQLDGAWWPYSRDLEAELPPLAAALEEPWGRVTRVTVNHTRWPVVPHTVAVDGRTLHVGWFTEQDPDQLILLSYTVGRWDLLVIPPETEPAAAARLMAAAAIPGSVLTAGVLIANESAIGRGIRDAVRREATWEGEGGACMSPFGNPMDRSTLPLPGNGWR
- a CDS encoding ATP-binding protein; translated protein: MTGWRVRDYTQDDLEAVIRVDAENRTAEEPPLFPLADAVAALQALHPAVVATADEVVVGAAVSRVEGDRAWILRICMAPAWRHQGLGSNLITALEDRLFAGGVRTVQAVLPDGGTGAAALHNCGFGARPGLVFFEKRGRVTPQAVSMLSSLGAELPPGGLWQKVAGMQREKQLIERRLVLPLAHPGLAAQHGVEPPRAVMLFGPPGTGKSTFAHAIASRLGWPFLELFPARLAAEYGLASGLNRRFDEIAQLDHVLVFIDEVEEIAGTRSGADATAVGVVNELLKAIVRFRGQDGRLLVCATNNVTTLDSAFLRHGRFDYVLPIGPPDHRARTALWESYLARAGAEADSAALASASEGFTPADIAHVARTVSQVQFERTFDTGTRTRPTTDDYLGTIGDTKPTVSAAMAQEFAHQTEKFARI
- a CDS encoding IS5 family transposase, which gives rise to MLDAIRYLVDNGTKWRAMPADLPPWDRVYAFFRRWRNHDLVREFHDRLRRLVRERAGRDSEPGAGVIDSQSVKADAVVGSDSRGFDGGKLINGRKRHVVVDTLGLLLAVMVTAADVGDRAAAQVLLTQVTAAHHLLALVWADGGYTGSLVEYCLAALALVLAIVKRSDDMRGFVVLPKRWIVERFFAHLMRSRRLVRDFERSIASAEAMVYWSMTMLTTRRVARPRPSRA
- a CDS encoding transposase family protein; this translates as MTVTRLFQPMRQVVTGLSPDFQITVSDHADLQREGMTHVILDGTLIESDRLAGVRENGNDLWFSQKHKAFGGNIQFLSAPDGTPLWVSEVEPGSTPDITAARIHALPALYKAAADGLPTLADKGYIGAGIGIRIPVRRPKGKSERALHVDTRMFNTLLRHVRALGERTAAELKQRWRTLQHVTLSPSRIGDIARATLVLNGIWK